The following coding sequences are from one Leptospira mayottensis 200901116 window:
- a CDS encoding IS3 family transposase (programmed frameshift), translating to MKKRFSEDQIHKILKESESGISTPELCRKYGISGNTFYRWRSKYGGLELNDLKRMKTLEEENSRLKKLYAELALENEAIKDVTRKKVVSREQKREALLLIKTRLGERKSCRLLQISRTGFRHRSRLQDKNMELKDRILTLAYKHKRAGYRQIHDFIRQEERVNHKRIYRLYSALGLKYRIKPKRKRVSLPAIPKIVPKKPEERWSMDFMSDSLYSGRKFRILNIIDDFGRFAVATQVEFSITSERLVRILNEVSEVRSLPKQIVVDNGPEFTSKAFLRWAFEKGVDIHFITPGKPTENAFIESFNGKMRNECLNENWFKNIEEAQRLVEDWRNFYNSERPHSSLGGLTPEEYLRRSA from the exons ATGAAAAAACGTTTCAGTGAAGATCAAATTCATAAGATTCTAAAGGAATCTGAATCAGGGATATCGACTCCTGAACTTTGTCGTAAATACGGAATCAGTGGTAACACTTTTTACCGTTGGCGTTCGAAATACGGCGGGTTAGAACTAAACGATCTAAAACGGATGAAGACTTTAGAGGAAGAAAACAGTAGGCTAAAGAAACTGTATGCAGAGTTAGCTTTAGAAAATGAAGCGATCA AAGATGTTACTCGAAAAAAAGTGGTGAGCCGTGAGCAGAAACGAGAGGCGCTCCTGTTAATCAAAACGCGGCTTGGAGAACGGAAATCCTGCCGTCTTTTGCAAATCTCCAGAACCGGCTTTCGACATCGTTCCAGGCTTCAGGACAAAAACATGGAATTGAAGGATCGAATTCTCACTTTAGCGTATAAGCATAAAAGGGCGGGATACAGACAGATTCATGATTTTATTCGGCAAGAAGAACGAGTAAACCATAAACGAATCTATCGCTTGTATTCAGCATTGGGCTTAAAATACCGAATCAAACCGAAACGAAAGAGAGTATCGTTACCTGCGATTCCAAAGATTGTTCCTAAGAAACCGGAGGAAAGGTGGTCGATGGATTTCATGTCGGATTCACTCTACTCGGGAAGAAAATTCAGAATATTGAATATCATCGATGACTTTGGACGATTCGCCGTGGCAACGCAGGTGGAATTCTCAATCACTTCGGAACGATTAGTAAGAATTTTGAATGAAGTATCTGAAGTCCGTAGCCTGCCAAAACAAATCGTTGTGGATAACGGTCCCGAATTCACATCAAAAGCTTTTTTACGATGGGCTTTTGAAAAAGGAGTCGATATTCATTTTATTACGCCGGGTAAGCCTACTGAGAATGCCTTCATCGAGAGCTTTAACGGAAAAATGCGAAACGAATGTTTAAATGAAAATTGGTTTAAGAATATTGAAGAAGCACAGCGCCTTGTCGAGGATTGGAGAAATTTCTATAATTCTGAAAGGCCACATAGTTCTCTTGGGGGACTTACTCCGGAGGAATATTTAAGACGCTCTGCTTAA
- a CDS encoding leucine-rich repeat domain-containing protein, producing MKITNLQKIGTLFLLCFLSQLKAEETKTYYNLTEALQNPTDVRILDLKSNQLTTLPKDIGQLQNLQVLDLTNNQLTALPKEIEHLKELQVLHLSHNKLTSLPKDIEHLKELQELHLDYNQLTTLPKDIEHLKELQELHLDYNQLTTLPKEIGYLKELQVLHLYDNQLTTLPKEIGYLKELQVLHLYDNQLTTLPKEIGYLKELQVLHLYDNQLTTLPKEIGKLQNLQVLELTNNQLKTLPKEIGQLQNLQVLNLSHNKLTTLPNDIGKLQNLQELYLTNNQLTTLPKDIGYLKELQILELTNNQLKTLPKEIGQLQNLQVLNLSHNKLTTLPKDIGKLQNLQELYLTNNQLTTLPKDIGYLKELQILHLDDIPALRSQEKKIRKLLPEAHIAFTKITK from the coding sequence ATGAAAATCACGAACTTACAAAAAATAGGAACTTTATTCCTTCTTTGTTTTTTGAGCCAACTCAAAGCCGAAGAAACAAAAACCTATTACAATCTAACCGAGGCTCTTCAAAATCCAACGGATGTTCGAATTTTAGATTTAAAGAGCAATCAACTCACAACACTTCCAAAAGATATCGGACAACTGCAAAACCTACAAGTATTAGATTTAACCAACAATCAACTCACAGCTCTGCCAAAAGAAATCGAACATTTGAAAGAGCTACAAGTATTACATTTAAGCCACAACAAACTCACAAGCCTTCCTAAAGATATCGAACATTTGAAAGAGCTACAAGAATTACATTTAGACTACAATCAACTCACAACTCTTCCTAAAGATATCGAACATTTGAAAGAGCTACAAGAATTACATTTAGACTACAATCAACTCACAACTCTTCCAAAAGAAATCGGATATTTGAAAGAGCTACAAGTATTACATTTATACGACAATCAACTCACAACTCTTCCAAAAGAAATTGGATATTTGAAAGAGCTACAAGTATTACATTTATACGACAATCAACTCACAACTCTTCCAAAAGAAATCGGATATTTGAAAGAGCTACAAGTATTACATTTATACGACAATCAACTCACAACTCTTCCAAAAGAAATTGGAAAATTACAAAACCTACAAGTATTAGAGTTAACCAACAATCAACTCAAAACACTTCCGAAGGAAATCGGACAACTGCAAAACCTACAAGTATTAAATTTAAGCCACAACAAACTCACAACGCTTCCAAATGATATCGGAAAATTACAAAACCTACAAGAACTATATTTAACCAACAATCAACTCACAACGCTTCCAAAAGATATCGGATATTTGAAAGAGCTACAAATATTAGAGTTAACCAACAATCAACTCAAAACACTTCCGAAGGAAATCGGACAACTGCAAAACCTACAAGTATTAAATTTAAGCCACAACAAACTCACAACACTTCCAAAAGATATCGGAAAATTACAAAACCTACAAGAACTATATTTAACCAACAATCAACTCACAACGCTTCCAAAAGATATCGGATATTTGAAAGAGCTACAAATATTACATTTAGATGATATACCCGCTTTGAGGTCCCAAGAAAAAAAAATTCGGAAATTACTTCCCGAAGCACATATTGCCTTTACCAAAATAACAAAGTAA
- a CDS encoding YqaA family protein: MTLKECSTENKEVSGKEPDRVVRKLFRQTLVGIVILVLGVVFLARVFPEPVLAISQKFIEITGVFGVGIGIMFADSLHVFIPPDVFLMIAVAGKLNSILVIVSASIGSLIGGTVSYLTGRVLLPKIEGVASFVKKHEQKLEHYLHRYGFWAVVLAALTPLPYSWVSLAAGAMKMRYALFFQGCLFRIPRFIVFYYLIQFGWVGGGM, encoded by the coding sequence ATGACCTTGAAAGAATGTTCCACAGAAAATAAGGAAGTTTCTGGTAAAGAGCCGGACCGAGTCGTAAGAAAACTATTCCGTCAAACGTTAGTCGGAATTGTGATTCTTGTTTTAGGAGTTGTGTTCCTCGCGCGTGTTTTCCCCGAACCCGTTTTGGCGATTTCCCAAAAATTCATAGAGATTACGGGAGTATTCGGAGTTGGAATTGGAATCATGTTCGCCGATTCTTTGCACGTGTTTATACCGCCCGACGTATTTTTGATGATCGCCGTCGCCGGAAAGCTCAATTCGATTCTTGTCATCGTTTCGGCTTCGATTGGAAGTCTGATCGGTGGAACTGTTTCTTATCTTACGGGAAGGGTGCTCCTTCCTAAGATCGAAGGTGTTGCTAGTTTCGTTAAAAAACACGAACAAAAGTTGGAACACTATTTGCATCGTTACGGTTTTTGGGCCGTAGTGCTTGCGGCCTTGACGCCTCTTCCGTATTCCTGGGTTTCATTGGCGGCAGGTGCTATGAAAATGCGTTATGCTCTTTTTTTTCAAGGATGTCTTTTTCGAATTCCGCGTTTTATCGTATTCTATTATCTGATTCAGTTCGGATGGGTTGGAGGGGGAATGTGA
- a CDS encoding leucine-rich repeat domain-containing protein, translating to MKITNLQKLGILTLILLCFLSQLKAEKTKTYQNLIEALQNPTDVLILDLTNNQLTTLPKDIGKLQNLQKLYLDGNQLTTLPEDIGYLKELQVLHLYDNQLKTLPKEIGQLQNLRVLGLSHNKLTSLPKDIGQLQKLQRLHLDDNQLRTLPKDIGKLQKLRELLLYNNQLTMLPKDIGQLQKLQRLHLGDNQLRTLPKDIGKLQNLRVLKLDSNQLATLPKDIGKLQNLQVLDLGGNQLATLPKDIGKLQNLQKLHLNGYEFTTIPKEIGQLQKLQELYLDDTFALRSQEKKIRKLLPKIHIIFTQYGDSE from the coding sequence ATGAAAATCACGAACTTACAAAAATTAGGAATTTTAACTTTAATCCTTCTTTGTTTTTTGAGTCAACTCAAAGCCGAAAAAACAAAAACCTACCAAAATTTAATCGAGGCTCTTCAAAATCCGACAGATGTTCTAATTTTAGATTTAACTAACAATCAACTTACAACTCTTCCAAAAGATATCGGAAAATTACAAAACCTACAAAAACTATATTTAGATGGCAATCAACTCACAACTCTTCCCGAAGATATCGGATATTTGAAAGAGCTACAAGTATTACATTTATACGACAATCAACTCAAAACTCTTCCAAAAGAAATCGGACAACTGCAAAACCTGCGAGTATTAGGTTTAAGCCACAACAAACTCACAAGCCTTCCGAAAGATATCGGACAACTGCAAAAGCTACAAAGACTACATTTAGACGACAATCAACTCAGAACACTTCCAAAAGATATTGGAAAATTGCAAAAGCTGCGAGAACTATTGTTATATAACAATCAGCTCACAATGCTTCCGAAAGATATCGGACAACTGCAAAAGCTACAAAGACTGCATTTAGGCGACAATCAACTCAGAACACTCCCAAAAGATATCGGAAAACTGCAAAACCTGCGAGTATTAAAGTTAGATAGCAATCAACTCGCAACACTTCCAAAAGATATCGGAAAATTACAAAACCTACAAGTATTAGATTTAGGTGGCAATCAACTCGCAACACTTCCAAAAGATATCGGAAAATTACAAAACCTACAAAAATTACATTTAAACGGCTATGAGTTCACGACTATTCCAAAAGAGATCGGACAGCTGCAAAAGCTACAAGAATTATATTTAGATGATACGTTTGCTTTGAGGTCCCAAGAAAAAAAGATTCGAAAATTACTTCCCAAGATACATATTATTTTTACCCAATACGGAGACTCAGAATAG
- a CDS encoding leucine-rich repeat domain-containing protein, which yields MKITNLQKIGTLIFLCLGALILLCFLDLCEAEEKGTYHNLTEALQNPTDVLILDLIGNQLTTLPKDIGKLQKLQKLDLRGNRIATLPKEIGQLQNLPVLYLSYNQLTSLPKDIGKLQNLQKLDLSNNQLTTLPNEIGKLQNLQELYLSNNKLKTLPDEIGKLQKLRTLDLDVT from the coding sequence ATGAAAATCACGAACTTACAAAAAATAGGAACTTTAATCTTTCTTTGCTTAGGAGCTTTAATCCTTCTTTGCTTTTTAGACCTATGCGAAGCCGAAGAAAAAGGAACCTATCACAATCTAACCGAGGCTCTTCAAAATCCAACGGATGTTCTAATTTTAGATTTAATAGGCAATCAGCTCACAACTCTTCCAAAAGATATCGGAAAATTACAAAAACTACAAAAATTGGATTTAAGAGGCAATCGAATCGCAACTCTTCCCAAAGAAATCGGGCAACTACAAAACCTACCAGTATTATATTTAAGCTACAATCAACTCACAAGCCTTCCAAAAGATATCGGAAAATTACAAAACCTACAAAAATTAGATTTAAGCAACAATCAACTCACAACTCTCCCAAATGAAATTGGAAAATTGCAAAACCTACAAGAATTATATTTAAGCAACAACAAACTAAAAACTCTTCCGGATGAAATTGGAAAATTGCAAAAGCTGCGAACATTAGATTTAGATGTGACCTAG